In one window of Episyrphus balteatus chromosome 3, idEpiBalt1.1, whole genome shotgun sequence DNA:
- the LOC129913897 gene encoding protein PAT1 homolog 1, whose protein sequence is MEDSFFGFDTSAPLDDDGGGRIAEPSEEEYDALNDLTFGSAINGDWEEVHENLVRLDDVKDDMPNNSSSSNLNNRKASSKQNKNEEDSDLEINLSGMKLDDVDIAFDDSEAGINLDPLVWANPVVASRSAQPTSNIMGNSNDKRHALLYSNPEAFLREHFPTPFNSSTSGGQQQQQSVVKPNQQHHPQQQQHQQQQQQQQAGQQQGNRAPPFGMQPNLTPNTPKICTLEDIERSLITQQQQQKQHKQLQQHQRQAVHASQMIASTPKPKTPTIPLTQPSQQHHQPPPPQQPPHLTNHHPHQQQQQQQQQQQHHHQQQQQQQFKFPFPNAAGPPPGFNGPRPNFNNLPPQHPLNNLIHQGGQPNHHRGQLPPGFPAVPLFPPGMPGPHQLPNYPPRPMPNLPIALNNFAMHPNFNAMRPGAPPMVPPRMPPHPSLMNPTVGSASAYNMFNQRLVQEIQQNHPMLSNVRHSFTAPNNSMNNMNPHQQLQQQQHQQQMQQHNRLERKHSSNSTSSNSHHQNSGSGGGLRSNGNLPDEYDEYANLMSTRDKHWLISIQLTQLNTDTPYIDDYYYTVFRQRKAELNGDSGQSKTHKDNQLNHPLTQPKGHAQLILVSLGNKNGTNNRNGQNNRERRNSETKNDQDQQRKYVFTPLKFENSLGKLQYGSVTAPRKIIDMDIMGPEGSPQLSTNIELSAQRKSRHILLHIETLYRIVLKLEDLDNPAAIATIIMKKKKESERLALLEQIENANKVSTGDDKSADTTAAAINPALRNKFSYELEPKDVLLGKLVAGLALDKVVAMMSVRKGKALVRRLMKHIEDNPIRWTVWIGVFASLQNVLKKDREDTDGVLYALYPEFKRQIRTADFEIVIKLSNAMPMSEKKSNSLFSSKFGISSLVCLILQAELIYVLDSDETLNNENRDSWRIFLDSVATSLNRTIQNQTVCAAIESDSIQPMMNHFARFKDLQLDSLLALISQAKEQIN, encoded by the exons TTGGACGATGATGGAGGAGGGCGTATCGCTGAACCTTCCGAAGAAGAATATGATGCCTTAAATGACCTAACATTCGGGTCAGCCATTAATGGTGACTGGGAAGAGGTTCACGAGAACCTCGTTCGTTTGGATGATGTTAAAGATGATATGCCTAACAACAGCAGCAGTAGTAATTTAAACAACAGAAAAGCATCatccaaacaaaacaaaaatgaagagGATTCCGATCTAGAAATAAATCTCTCTGGAATGAAATTAGATGATGTCGACATTGCATTCGATGACAGCGAAGCCGGCATCAATTTAGATCCTCTCGTTTGGGCTAACCCAGTTGTTGCATCTCGATCTGCACAACCAACATCTAATATAATGGGCAATAGCAATGATAAAAGACATGCTTTGCTATATTCGAATCCAGAAGCTTTTCTTCGTGAACACTTTCCAACACCGTTCAATAGCTCTACCAGCGGcggtcaacaacaacaacaatctgTTGTTAAACCAAATCAACAACATCATccacaacagcagcagcatcagcaacaacagcaacaacaacaagcagGACAACAACAGGGCAACAGAGCTCCTCCATTCGGAATGCAACCAAACCTTACTCCAAACACCCCAAAAATCTGCACTCTAGAAGACATTGAGAGGAGCCTCATTactcagcaacaacaacagaagCAACACAAACAGCTTCAGCAACATCAAAGGCAAGCTGTTCATGCCAGCCAAATGATTGCTTCAACTCCAAAGCCCAAAACACCAACGATTCCACTCACTCAACCATCACAGCAACACCATCAACCACCACCCCCGCAACAGCCGCCACACCTAACAAACCATCACccacaccaacaacaacaacagcagcagcaacaacaacagcaccatcatcagcaacaacagcagcagcaattCAAGTTTCCCTTTCCAAACGCAGCCGGTCCACCTCCAGGCTTCAATGGTCCTCGACCAAATTTCAACAATTTGCCACCCCAACATCCACTTAATAACCTCATCCATCAGGGTGGACAACCCAACCACCACAGAGGACAGTTACCCCCAGGATTTCCAGCAGTACCGCTCTTTCCTCCAGGAATGCCAGGGCCCCATCAACTTCCCAACTATCCACCACGTCCTATGCCGAATCTGCCCATTGCTCTCAACAACTTTGCAATGCATCCCAATTTCAATGCAATGCGCCCTGGTGCCCCTCCCATGGTGCCGCCCAGAATGCCGCCACATCCAAGTTTGATGAACCCAACCGTCGGATCGGCATCTGCCTACAATATGTTCAATCAGCGTCTGGTGCAGGAGATTCAACAAAATCATCCAATGCTCTCGAATGTGCGTCATAGCTTCACCGCGCCCAACAACAGCATGAACAACATGAACCCGCATCAACAgttgcagcaacaacaacaccaacaacaaatgCAGCAGCACAATCGCCTTGAACGCAAACACAGTAGCAACAGTACCAGCAGCAACAGTCATCACCAGAATAGCGGCAGTGGAGGAGGATTGCGTTCGAACGGCAACCTGCCCGATGAATATGACGAATACGCTAATCTGATGAGTACTCGGGACAAACACTGGTTGATAAGCATTCAGCTGACGCAGCTGAACACTGACACACCATACATAGACGATTACTATTACACGGTGTTTAGGCAGCGCAAGGCAGAGTTGAATGGTGACTCTGGTCAGAGCAAGACCCACAAGGACAACCAACTCAATCATCCACTTACACAGCCGAAGGGTCATGCACAGTTGATACTGGTGTCATTGGGAAATAAAAATGGCACGAACAATCGTAACGGACAGAATAATCGTGAACGTAGGAATTCAGAGACGAAGAACGATCAAGATCAGCAGCGGAAGTATGTCTTTACTCCTTTGAAGTTTGAGAATTCTTTGGGTAAACTGCAATATGGCAGTGTCACAGCTCCAAGAAAGATCATAGACATGGACATTATGGGTCCAGAAGGTAGCCCACAGTTGAGCACGAACATTGAGCTATCGGCCCAGAGGAAGTCGCGTCACATTTTGCTGCACATTGAAACGCTCTACAGGATTGTTTTAAAGTTAGAGGATCTTGATAATCCAGCTGCCATTGCAACCATTATTATGAAG aaaaagaaagaaagcgAACGCCTTGCACTATTGgaacaaattgaaaatgcaaaCAAAGTGTCAACTGGCGATGATAAATCAGCCGACACCACTGCGGCCGCAATAAATCCAGCTTTGAGGAATAAATTTTCCTACGAGTTGGAACCGAAAGATGTACTTTTAGGAAAATTAGTTGCTGGTTTAGCATTGGATAAGGTTGTTGCAATGATGAGTGTTCGTAAGGGAAAG GCATTAGTTCGTCGTTTAATGAAACATATTGAAGATAATCCCATTCGTTGGACTGTTTGGATAGGTGTTTTTGCTTCATTGCAAAATGTTCTCAAAAAAGATCGAGAGGATACCGATGGTGTTTTATATGCACTCTATCCAGAATTTAAGAGACAAATTCGAACggctgattttgaaattgttatcAAGCTGTCGAATGCCATGCCAATGAGCGAAAAGAAATCGAATAGCTTGTTTTCGAGCAAG tttggaatttcaTCTCTGGTCTGCCTTATACTGCAAGCTGAACTCATCTATGTCTTAGATTCAGATGAAACACTCAATAATGAAAATCGAGATTCTTGGAGAATATTCTTAGACTCGGTAGCAACATCTTTAAATCGAACAATACAAAATCAAACTGTTTGCGCCGCCATTGAATCGGATTCAATACAACCGATGATGAATCATTTTGCTCGATTCAAAGATCTACAATTAGATTCTTTATTAGCATTAATATCTCAAGCTAAAgagcaaattaattaa